From one Pagrus major chromosome 21, Pma_NU_1.0 genomic stretch:
- the LOC141016401 gene encoding cullin-3-like, giving the protein MSNLKVGTKKDTKMRIRAFPMTMDEKYVNNIWDLLKNAIQEIQRKNNSGLSFEELYRNAYTMVLHKHGEKLYTGLREVVTEHLINKVREDVLNSLNNNFLQTLNQAWNDHQTAMVMIRDILMYMDRVYVQQNNVENVYNLGLIIFRDQVVRYGCIRDHLRQTLLDMIARERKGEVVDRGAIRNACQMLMILGLDGRSVYEEDFEGPFLDMSAEFFQMESQKFLAENSASVYIKKVEARINEEIERVMHCLDKTTEEPIVKVVERELISKHMKTIVEMENSGLVHMLKNGKTEDLACMYKLFSRVPNGLKTMCECMSSYLREQGKALVSEEGEGKNPVDYIQGLLDLKTRFDRFLLESFNNDRLFKQTIAGDFEYFLNLNSRSPEYLSLFIDDKLKKGVKGLTEQEVESILDKAMVLFRFMQEKDVFERYYKQHLGRRLLSNKSVSDDSEKNMISKLKTECGCQFTSKLEGMFRDMSISNTTMDEFRQHIQTTSASLSGVDLTVRVLTTGYWPTQSATPKCTIPPAPRHAFEVFRRFYLAKHSGRQLTLQHHMGGADLNATFYGTIKKEDGSEVGVGGAQVTGSNTRKHILQVSTFQMTILMLFNNREKCTFEEIQQETDIPERELVRALQSLACGKPTQRVLTKEPKSKEIESGHVFTVNDQFTSKLHRVKIQTVAAKQGESDPERKETRQKVDDDRKHEIEAAIVRIMKSRKKMQHNVLVAEVTQQLRARFLPSPVVIKKRIEGLIEREYLARTPEDRKVYTYVA; this is encoded by the exons ATGTCCAACCTCAAAGTCGGCACCAAGAAGGACACCAAGATGAGGATACGAGCCTTTCCT ATGACAATGGATGAGAAGTATGTGAACAACATCTGGGACCTTCTAAAGAATGCCATCCAGGAGATCCAGAGGAAGAACAACAGCGGTTTAAGCTTTGAGGAGCTGTACAGGAACGCCTACACCATGGTGCTCCACAAGCATGGGGAGAAGCTCTACACAGGCCTGAGGGAGGTCGTCACCGAACATCTCATcaacaaa GTACGGGAAGATGTCCTAAACTCCTTAAATAATAACTTTCTGCAAACACTGAATCAAGCCTGGAATGATCATCAAACTGCCATGGTTATGATCAGAGACATCCTCATGTACATG GATCGGGTCTATGTTCAACAAAACAACGTTGAGAATGTGTACAACCTCGGCCTCATCATATTCAGGGACCAGGTGGTGCGCTACGGCTGCATTCGAGACCACCTACGACAGACATTACTGGACATGATTGCTcgggagaggaaaggagaggttGTTGACAG gGGGGCAATCAGAAACGCCTGCCAGATGTTGATGATTCTCGGCCTGGACGGCAGGTCTGTGTACGAGGAGGACTTCGAGGGCCCTTTCTTAGATATGTCTGCAGAATTCTTCCAG ATGGAGAGCCAAAAGTTCCTAGCAGAAAACAGTGCCAGTGTCTACATTAAGAAGGTAGAGGCCAGAATCAATGAAGAGATCGAGCGAGTCATGCACTGCCTGGACAAGACTACGGAGGAGCCCATTGTCAAAGTGGTGGAAAGAGAGCTTATTTCTAAACACATGAAGACCATTGTGGAGATGGAGAACTCTGGTCTCGTCCATATGCTCAAGAACGGAAAGACAGAAG ACCTGGCGTGCATGTACAAGCTCTTCAGTCGTGTGCCAAATGGCCTGAAAACGATGTGCGAGTGCATGAGCTCTTACTTGAGGGAGCAAGGCAAAGCTCTGGTgtcagaggagggagagggaaagaacCCTGTCGACTATATCCAG GGCCTGCTAGACCTTAAGACAAGATTTGATCGTTTCCTCCTCGAGTCCTTCAACAACGACAGACTCTTCAAACAAACCATAGCAGGAGACTTTGAGTATTTCCTTAACCTCAACTCACGCTCACCAGAATACCTATCACTCTTTATTGATGATAAGCTCAAGAAGGGTGTCAAAGGG TTgacagaacaggaagtggagtcGATCCTTGACAAGGCCATGGTGTTGTTCAGGTTCATGCAGGAGAAGGATGTGTTTGAAAGGTACTACAAGCAGCACCTGGGCCGCAGACTTCTCAGCAACAAGAGCGTCTCAGACGATTCAGAGAAGAACATGATCTCAAAGCTCAAG ACGGAATGTGGCTGTCAGTTTACCTCGAAACTGGAAGGGATGTTCAGAGACATGAGCATCTCCAACACTACAATGGATGAGTTCAGGCAGCACATACAAACCACGTCG GCATCTCTAAGTGGTGTGGACCTCACAGTAAGAGTCCTCACTACTGGCTACTGGCCTACACAGTCAGCAACACCTAAATGCACCATCCCCCCTGCTCCCAGACACGCCTTTGAAGTCTTTAGAAG GTTTTACCTCGCTAAGCACAGTGGTAGACAGCTCACACTGCAGCACCACATGGGCGGGGCCGACCTAAACGCAACTTTCTATGGAACTATTAAGAAG GAGGATGGTTCAGAAGTGGGCGTGGGAGGTGCGCAGGTGACAGGCTCTAACACCCGTAAGCACATACTGCAGGTCTCCACCTTTCAGATGACCATCCTCATGCTCTTCAATAACAGAGAAAAGTGCACTTTTGAG GAGATCCAGCAGGAGACCGATATTCCTGAGAGGGAGTTAGTGCGAGCGTTGCAGTCTTTGGCCTGCGGGAAGCCGACACAGAGAGTCCTCACCAAGGAGCCAAAATCCAAGGAGATTGAGAGCGGCCATGTGTTTACCGTCAATGATCAGTTTACTTCCAAACTgcacagagtcaaaatacagACAG TTGCTGCTAAACAAGGCGAATCAGACCCTGAGAGGAAAGAGACGCGGCAGAAAGTGGATGATGACAGGAAGCATGAGATTGAGGCAGCCATTGTTCGAATCATGAAGTCAAGGAAGAAGATGCAGCACAATGTCCTGGTAGCAGAG GTGACTCAGCAGCTCCGGGCACGTTTCCTTCCCAGCCCTGTGGTAATCAAAAAGCGTATAGAAGGACTAATAGAAAGAGAATACTTGGCGAGGACGCCAGAAGATCGTAAAGTGTACACCTACGTTGCATAG